Proteins from one Niallia circulans genomic window:
- a CDS encoding GntR family transcriptional regulator, whose product MSDDFKASRPIYMQIVDKIMQQIARQELKEGQKLPSVREMAIESGVNPNTIQRTYSELERMNIVETKRGQGTFITDKREVLEEVKKKLQFDIVNQFIANMKELGMSEEELITELTQHLNRRKEEKS is encoded by the coding sequence ATGTCTGATGACTTTAAAGCATCGAGGCCAATATATATGCAAATTGTTGATAAAATCATGCAGCAAATTGCGAGACAGGAGTTAAAAGAGGGGCAAAAGCTTCCTTCTGTTAGAGAAATGGCCATCGAGTCAGGAGTGAATCCAAATACAATCCAAAGAACCTACAGTGAGTTGGAGAGGATGAATATTGTGGAGACGAAAAGAGGACAGGGGACATTCATCACGGATAAGAGGGAAGTGTTGGAGGAAGTGAAGAAAAAACTGCAGTTTGATATTGTCAATCAATTTATCGCAAATATGAAAGAGCTTGGCATGTCTGAGGAAGAACTAATAACAGAGCTGACGCAGCATCTGAACAGAAGAAAGGAGGAAAAGTCTTGA
- the aspS gene encoding aspartate--tRNA ligase, whose translation MFGRTYYCGEVPEKAIGEKVNLKGWVQKRRDLGGLIFIDLRDRTGVVQIVFNPEINKEALEVAEKVRNEFVLDIKGTVVARQEGTINENLSTGKVEIVVDEISILNEAKTPPFSISDKTDVAEEVRLKYRYLDFRRPVMFETLKMRHQVTKIMRDFLDSEGFLDIETPILTKSTPEGARDYLVPSRVHPNEFYALPQSPQLFKQLLMVGGIERYYQIARCFRDEDLRADRQPEFTQLDIETSFVSQEDIMNMMESMMVKIMREVKGIDVPAPFKRMPYDEAMARYGSDKPDTRFDMELTDLSEIVKDSSFKVFAAAVESGGQVKAINVKQASDKYSRKDIDALTEFVKVYGAKGLAWLKAEEDGLKGPISKFISEEEQKAFEAALSIESGDLLLFVADKANVVADSLGALRQKLAKELNLIDPDKFNFLWVTDWPLFEYDEQENRFYAAHHPFTMPKREDIELLDSNPKAVKAQAYDIVLNGYELGGGSLRIFEKDIQEKMFSMLGFSQEEAYEQFGFLLEAFEYGTPPHGGIAIGLDRLIMLLSGRTNLRDTIAFPKTASASCLLTDAPGEVSQSQLDDLHLALKAPKQND comes from the coding sequence ATGTTTGGTAGAACGTATTATTGTGGTGAAGTACCAGAAAAGGCTATTGGCGAAAAAGTTAATTTAAAGGGCTGGGTTCAAAAGAGACGTGATTTAGGCGGGTTGATTTTCATTGACTTACGTGACCGTACAGGCGTCGTGCAAATTGTGTTTAACCCTGAAATAAATAAAGAAGCGCTTGAAGTCGCAGAAAAAGTAAGAAACGAATTTGTTTTAGATATTAAAGGAACTGTTGTTGCAAGGCAGGAAGGAACGATTAATGAAAACCTGTCAACAGGAAAAGTAGAAATCGTAGTGGATGAAATTTCGATTCTAAATGAAGCAAAAACACCGCCATTCTCTATTTCTGACAAAACTGATGTAGCAGAGGAAGTTCGCTTAAAGTATCGTTACTTGGATTTCAGAAGACCAGTTATGTTTGAAACATTGAAAATGCGTCATCAAGTAACAAAAATCATGAGAGACTTTTTAGATAGCGAAGGATTCTTGGACATTGAAACACCAATTCTGACGAAAAGTACGCCAGAGGGAGCAAGAGATTATCTTGTGCCAAGCCGTGTGCATCCAAATGAATTTTACGCATTACCGCAATCGCCGCAGCTTTTCAAGCAGCTGTTGATGGTTGGCGGAATTGAGCGCTATTACCAAATTGCCCGCTGCTTCCGTGACGAGGATTTACGTGCAGATCGTCAGCCTGAATTCACACAGCTGGACATTGAAACTAGCTTCGTAAGTCAGGAAGACATTATGAATATGATGGAAAGCATGATGGTAAAAATTATGCGTGAGGTAAAAGGAATTGATGTTCCTGCACCATTCAAAAGAATGCCTTATGATGAAGCAATGGCAAGATACGGATCTGATAAGCCTGACACAAGATTTGACATGGAGCTAACAGACCTTTCTGAAATCGTAAAAGACTCTAGCTTTAAAGTATTTGCAGCAGCTGTTGAATCAGGCGGCCAAGTGAAAGCAATCAATGTTAAACAAGCAAGTGATAAATACTCACGTAAAGACATTGATGCTTTAACAGAATTCGTGAAGGTTTATGGTGCAAAAGGATTAGCTTGGTTGAAGGCAGAGGAAGATGGTTTGAAAGGGCCAATCTCTAAATTCATTTCAGAGGAAGAGCAAAAAGCATTTGAAGCAGCACTTTCCATTGAAAGTGGAGATTTATTGCTGTTTGTTGCAGATAAAGCAAATGTTGTCGCAGATTCATTAGGTGCACTTCGTCAAAAATTGGCGAAAGAACTGAACCTGATTGACCCAGACAAGTTTAATTTCCTTTGGGTGACAGATTGGCCGTTGTTTGAATATGACGAACAAGAAAACCGTTTCTATGCGGCACACCATCCATTTACAATGCCAAAAAGAGAAGATATCGAACTGCTTGATTCTAATCCTAAGGCTGTTAAAGCACAGGCATATGATATCGTATTGAATGGTTATGAACTTGGTGGCGGATCACTTCGTATTTTCGAAAAGGATATTCAAGAAAAAATGTTCAGTATGCTTGGTTTCTCACAAGAAGAGGCGTATGAGCAATTTGGTTTCTTGTTAGAAGCATTCGAATACGGTACACCTCCACATGGCGGCATTGCAATCGGCTTAGACAGATTGATCATGCTGTTGTCTGGCAGAACGAATCTTCGTGACACAATTGCATTCCCGAAAACAGCAAGCGCAAGCTGCTTACTGACAGATGCACCTGGCGAAGTTTCTCAAAGCCAGCTTGATGATTTGCATCTTGCTCTTAAAGCACCGAAACAAAACGACTGA
- a CDS encoding tRNA threonylcarbamoyladenosine dehydratase has translation MLHQFSRNELAIGTEGLEKLKNSTVAVLGIGGVGSFSAEALARSGVGKLILIDKDDVDITNVNRQVIALLSTVGRPKVDIMKERIADINPECEVIALKMFYTEETYEEIFAYGLDYVVDASDTISYKIHLMKECLTRNIPIISSMGAANKMDPTRFQIADISKTHTDPIAKVVRLRLRKEGIRKGIKVVFSDESPIVIREDVRKVVGKDNAPIRKAKMPPSSNAFVPSVAGLIMASDVIKELLGDIKIVRVND, from the coding sequence ATGTTGCACCAATTTTCAAGAAATGAATTAGCAATTGGAACAGAAGGATTAGAAAAGTTAAAAAACAGCACAGTTGCAGTACTAGGCATAGGAGGAGTAGGCTCCTTTTCTGCAGAGGCTTTAGCGCGTTCTGGTGTCGGCAAATTGATTTTGATTGATAAGGATGATGTTGATATCACGAATGTCAATCGCCAAGTAATTGCACTATTATCAACTGTAGGCCGCCCGAAAGTAGATATAATGAAGGAACGTATTGCTGATATTAATCCAGAGTGCGAAGTTATTGCGTTGAAAATGTTTTATACAGAAGAAACGTATGAAGAAATTTTTGCATATGGTTTAGACTATGTTGTCGATGCGTCTGATACGATTTCCTATAAAATTCATTTGATGAAGGAATGCTTAACAAGAAATATTCCCATCATTTCCAGCATGGGTGCAGCAAATAAAATGGACCCAACTCGTTTCCAGATTGCTGACATCAGCAAAACACATACAGATCCAATTGCTAAAGTAGTTCGCCTTCGTTTGCGAAAAGAAGGCATCCGCAAAGGAATTAAAGTGGTATTCTCTGATGAGAGCCCAATTGTTATTCGGGAAGATGTCCGCAAAGTGGTCGGCAAAGATAATGCACCAATTCGCAAGGCAAAAATGCCTCCATCCTCGAATGCATTTGTTCCTTCTGTTGCTGGCTTGATCATGGCAAGTGATGTTATAAAAGAATTGTTAGGCGATATTAAAATAGTGCGTGTTAACGACTAA
- a CDS encoding ABC transporter ATP-binding protein: MISFQQVTKKYGKETALQDIDFTFEKGKIYGLVGANGSGKSTTLKLIAGLVQPTSGNVSVNGKKANRKIAADVSYLTELDMFYEGFTVLDMLNFSASQFQDLNMETAYELISFMALDKGKKIRELSKGNRGRLKLVISLSRKVPVVLLDEPFSGLDPMVRESIVKGLLHYIDFDRQTVIIATHEIAEIEPILDDVVVINHGKFAAHFHVETLREEYGLSVVEWMRENINQL, encoded by the coding sequence TTGATTTCATTTCAACAAGTCACAAAAAAATACGGGAAAGAAACAGCCTTACAAGACATTGATTTTACCTTCGAAAAAGGCAAGATTTACGGACTGGTCGGTGCAAACGGGAGTGGGAAATCAACTACCTTGAAATTGATCGCAGGACTTGTCCAGCCAACCTCAGGAAATGTGAGTGTAAACGGCAAAAAAGCCAATAGGAAAATCGCTGCTGACGTTTCTTATTTAACCGAATTAGATATGTTTTACGAAGGTTTTACCGTATTAGATATGCTGAATTTTTCTGCCTCGCAATTTCAGGATTTAAATATGGAAACAGCTTATGAACTAATAAGCTTTATGGCGCTTGATAAAGGTAAAAAAATCAGAGAACTGTCTAAAGGAAACAGAGGAAGATTAAAGCTTGTTATCAGCTTAAGCAGGAAGGTTCCTGTTGTTTTGCTTGATGAACCATTTTCAGGGTTAGACCCAATGGTGAGAGAGTCCATTGTTAAGGGCTTGCTTCACTATATTGATTTTGACAGACAAACTGTCATTATTGCCACACATGAAATTGCTGAGATTGAACCGATCTTGGATGATGTGGTTGTCATAAATCATGGTAAGTTCGCAGCTCATTTTCATGTGGAAACACTTAGGGAAGAATATGGACTTTCTGTTGTTGAGTGGATGAGGGAAAATATAAATCAGTTATAG
- the hisS gene encoding histidine--tRNA ligase: MQINIPRGTQDILPGTVEKWQYIENRIKDLCDRFQYNEIRTPIFEHTELFLRSVGDTTDIVTKEMYTFEDRGERSLTLRPEGTASVVRSFVENKMFGLPSQPVKLFYLGQMFRYERPQAGRFRQFVQFGVEAIGSKDPAIDAEVMALAYSVYESLGLSKLKLVVNSLGDKESRLAHREALMGHFSPSIGEFCKDCQSRLEKNPMRILDCKKDHDHPLMKSAPSILEYLNEESKQYFEKVQAYLTALNIPYVVDSNLVRGLDYYNHTAFEIMSEAEGFGAITTLCGGGRYNGLTEELGGPEAPGIGFAMSLERLLAALQAEGIELPIEKKIDCYLVTLGEEAKDYSVGLLYELRKAGFSAERDYLDRKVKGQFKAADRLQAKFVAILGEDELKENKINVKSQETGEQKQVNLDHLAAALKDFQSY, translated from the coding sequence ATGCAAATAAATATTCCAAGAGGAACGCAAGATATTTTGCCAGGCACAGTCGAAAAATGGCAATACATCGAAAATCGTATTAAAGATCTATGTGATCGATTCCAATACAACGAAATAAGAACACCTATCTTTGAACATACGGAGCTGTTTTTGCGCAGTGTTGGAGATACAACAGATATCGTAACAAAGGAAATGTACACATTTGAAGACAGAGGCGAAAGAAGCCTGACTTTAAGACCAGAAGGAACAGCTTCTGTAGTCCGCTCATTTGTAGAAAATAAAATGTTTGGTTTGCCGTCACAGCCAGTTAAGCTTTTCTATTTAGGACAAATGTTCCGTTATGAGCGTCCACAGGCAGGCAGGTTCCGCCAATTCGTTCAGTTTGGAGTAGAAGCAATCGGAAGTAAAGATCCAGCGATCGATGCAGAAGTAATGGCACTAGCCTATTCCGTTTATGAATCACTTGGGCTGTCTAAATTGAAGCTTGTTGTTAACAGTCTTGGAGACAAGGAAAGCAGGCTTGCCCACAGAGAAGCGCTTATGGGCCACTTTAGCCCAAGCATCGGCGAATTCTGTAAGGATTGCCAAAGCCGTCTTGAAAAAAACCCGATGAGAATCCTTGATTGTAAAAAGGATCATGATCATCCGTTAATGAAGTCGGCTCCGTCTATTCTTGAATACTTAAATGAAGAGTCCAAACAATACTTCGAAAAAGTACAAGCTTATTTAACAGCCTTAAATATTCCTTATGTAGTGGATTCTAATCTTGTCAGAGGACTAGATTACTATAACCACACTGCGTTTGAAATTATGAGTGAAGCAGAAGGTTTTGGAGCGATTACGACATTATGCGGAGGCGGTCGCTACAATGGACTAACAGAAGAGCTTGGCGGCCCGGAAGCTCCTGGTATCGGCTTTGCGATGAGCTTAGAAAGATTGCTTGCTGCACTACAGGCAGAAGGAATTGAATTGCCAATCGAAAAGAAAATTGACTGTTATCTTGTAACATTAGGTGAGGAAGCGAAGGATTATAGTGTCGGACTTCTATATGAATTGCGCAAAGCTGGTTTTTCTGCTGAAAGAGATTACTTGGACAGAAAAGTAAAAGGGCAATTTAAAGCAGCAGATCGCCTGCAGGCTAAGTTTGTCGCAATATTAGGGGAAGATGAGCTGAAAGAAAACAAAATCAATGTGAAGAGCCAGGAAACTGGTGAACAGAAACAAGTAAATCTGGATCATTTAGCGGCGGCGTTAAAGGATTTTCAAAGCTATTAA
- a CDS encoding ABC transporter ATP-binding protein, whose amino-acid sequence MASVVELKAVSKIIKGRKIIDSLSFNVEEGEVFGFLGPNGAGKTTTIRMIVGLISMSDGDIFICGNSVKKDFEKAVQHVGAIVENPEMYKFMSGYDNLVHYGRMIKGVSKAKIAEVVELVGLTDRINDKVKTYSLGMRQRLGLAQSLLHDPKVLILDEPTNGLDPAGIREIRDHLRMLARDRGMAVIVSSHLLSEMEMMCDRIGIIQQGKLVDVQLVKDFVSNAEKLYELELDRLDDAMTLIAEHLPGIRLTKNASCLEVPVKKEQIPELVKLLAKHDISIFGIREISKTLEDRFLEVTNDKGEL is encoded by the coding sequence ATGGCAAGTGTTGTAGAACTGAAAGCTGTTTCGAAAATCATTAAAGGCAGGAAAATCATCGACAGCTTAAGCTTCAATGTCGAAGAGGGGGAAGTGTTTGGCTTTCTTGGCCCAAATGGAGCAGGGAAAACAACAACAATCCGTATGATTGTTGGACTTATCAGCATGTCTGACGGAGATATTTTTATCTGTGGCAATAGTGTCAAAAAGGATTTTGAAAAGGCAGTCCAGCATGTAGGTGCAATCGTGGAGAATCCGGAAATGTATAAATTTATGTCTGGCTATGATAATTTGGTGCACTATGGACGAATGATTAAAGGAGTTAGCAAAGCGAAGATAGCAGAGGTTGTGGAGCTTGTTGGCCTTACCGACAGAATCAATGACAAGGTCAAAACGTATTCACTTGGCATGAGGCAAAGGCTAGGGCTTGCCCAAAGCCTATTGCATGATCCTAAAGTCCTTATCCTTGATGAGCCGACGAACGGCCTTGATCCTGCAGGAATACGAGAGATTCGTGATCATTTAAGAATGCTTGCAAGAGACAGAGGAATGGCTGTTATTGTCTCCAGTCATCTGTTATCGGAAATGGAAATGATGTGTGACAGAATCGGTATTATTCAGCAAGGCAAGCTTGTGGATGTTCAACTTGTGAAGGATTTTGTCAGCAATGCAGAAAAGCTTTATGAGCTGGAATTGGACCGTTTGGATGATGCGATGACCTTAATTGCCGAGCATTTGCCTGGTATAAGGCTTACAAAAAATGCATCTTGCCTGGAGGTACCTGTTAAAAAAGAGCAAATTCCTGAACTGGTCAAACTACTTGCGAAACATGATATTTCTATATTTGGAATAAGAGAGATATCGAAAACACTCGAAGATAGATTCTTAGAAGTGACCAATGATAAGGGGGAATTATAA